The Granulicella sp. 5B5 nucleotide sequence CAACATCCCCGCCACCGAGATCCAGGCGCACCTCTACGAGTTCCGTGAGCGCGAAGCCATCCGCCATCTCTTCCGCGTCGCCAGCTCGCTCGACTCGATGGTCGTGGGCGAGGCCCAGATCCTCGGCCAGGTCAAACAATCCTGGTCCATCGCCCGCGAGGTCGGCGCGATTCGCTCCACCGACGCCGCCAGTTCAACGCTCGACCCTCTCCTGCAGCGCGCCTTCTCCGTCGCCAAGCGTGTCCGCACTGAAACTCGCATCGGCAGCTCCACCATCTCCATCGCATCAGTCGCCGCCGAGCTCGCCCGCGAGATCTTCGGCTCCCTCGCCGGCAAGACCGTCCTCCTCGTCGGCGCCGGCAAAATGTCCGACCTGACCGCGCGCCATCTCATCCAGCAGGGCTGCACCACGCTGCTCGTCTCCAACCGCACGGAGGCCCGCGCCGAGAAGATCGCCGACGCCCTGCGCACACCTGCTATCACCACCGGCGTCATCCCCTTCGATCTCCTGCACGCTGAATCCTACCGCGCCGACATCATCATCACCTCCACTGGCGCCGGACAGGTCTTCAACCCCGATCACGCCCGCTCGCTGCAGCAGCGCCGCCGCAACCGTCCCGTCTTCTTCATCGACATCGCCGTCCCGCGCGACGTCGCCCCCGAAGTCAACAAAGTCGAAGGCTGCTTCGTCTACGACATCGACGACCTCCAGCGCGTCACCATGCAGAACCAGGCCAGCCGGGGCAGGGAAGCCGAAGCCGCCGAGTCCATCGTCACCAGCGAAGTCGCCCGCTACACCGAACGTCTCTCCCAGGCCCCTGCCACCGAATCCATCAAGCAGCTCCTCGCCGAAGCCGAAGCCACCCGCCAGGCCGAGATCGCCCGCATCCGCCAGCAGCTTGCCGCCGAACCGCTCTCCGAAGCCCAGCTCGCCGCCATCGACCGCCTCACCAAATCCATCACTAACAAGCTGCTTCATCCGCAGATCGCGGCGCTCCGCAGCCTCCCCCGCTCCAATGACACGGGAGACTGACCGCACAGCATCCCGGTAATCGTCTAGCTGTCGCTCTACTTCATCGTGATGGCCTTGTCAGCTCCATGGGCGGTTGGGGCCGACGTTGTTCGGCATGTGCAGCATCCTGCTCTCACGCTGGTACTTCCTCTGCGAAAGCCTCGACCCGTCTCTGCTCACACTTGCCGACCGCTTCCGTTACGGGGTCCTGGTCTGCTGCATGTCCGCCGTCAGCTTCGTCAGCCAGCGCGGCTCAACTCGAGGTCAAGCTCGCCAGTGCGCTCGACACACGCTAGGTATGGACCGGCGCTCTCAGCCTAAAGCCGAACTCGGCACCGGCCTCTGGGGCACGTGCGAGCTCGTCGAAAAGAACAGCAGCCGCATCCACGTCGAAAGCGGCGACCTTCCAGACGGCATGTCCACCAGCTTCCAGATAGAACTCCCGCTCGCGCAGCCGAACTAGGGGAGGCTCCTCTACGCCACGTGTCCCTTCGGCTTTCGCGTCAGCAGATACACCATCCCGATCACGATCAGCAGCGTCACCATCCCCGCAATCCCCAGTATCCGCACCACCGACACCGAGTACTTGCCCGCCGTCGGGCTATAGTTGCAGCAGTACAGGATCAGTAGGTCCACCGGGTTGCTGATCTTCTTCTCGCTCGCATCCAGCAGCGCCATCCGCAGGTCGCGCGGCTCATAGCTCACCCCAGCCAGGTACTTCGACATCTTCCCATCCGGCGTCGCGAACATAATCACGCTGGAATGAGCATACTGGTCCATCTTCCCATCCGGCCCCGGCACCATCACAAAGTGAAACCCCGTAGCATCGCTCAACGCATCGATCGAAGCCTTCGGCGCAGTCAGAAAATGCACAGCATCCGCCTGCCCGGTCATCCCGGCCTCGTTCAAAAACTGCTGTTTCTGCCCCACAGCATCCTGCGGTGTGTCCGTCGGATCGATGCTGAACACCATCACGTCGTAGTCTTTGCCCGCAGTCAGCGTCGTGGCTTTCAGCCCGGTCGCCAGCCCATGCAGCACCTGCGGGCACAGCATCGCGCACTTGTAATACACCATCGCCATCACCACTGGCTTGCCGTCGTACCAGGTAGAAAGCGCCCCCGTCTTTCCCGTCGAGTCCGTAAACGTCGCCGCCATTGGCAGCGTCTGCCCAAGCTTCTGCTCGATCCCCGCATGCTTCAGATACGCCGGCGGTGCCTGCGCCGTCGCCCCTAGCGGCTTATCAGCCGAGTACCCCTGCGCCCCCATCACTCCCGCGCCTACCCCCAGCATCAACGCCATGCAGCCAACAGCAACAACTCGCATCCAGCACCTCTTCTTCTATCGTAAAGCGACGGTCAGCCCCGCGCACAGCAAACATCAACCTCCGCGCGATCATCGGCAGCGTACGCAGCCACTATCAACAGCCTACGCCGCTTCACCCGAGTATCCTAGTGACTGTGAGCACATCCACCATACGCATCGGTTCGCGCGGCTCGCAGCTCGCGCTCTGGCAGGCCAACCACATCGCCGATCAACTTCGCGCCAACGGCCACACCGTCGAGATCGAGGTCATCCGCACCGTCGGCGACCGCATGCAGGACCCGCAGTTCGTCGCCCCCTCCACCTTCCCCGACGGCACGCCACTCGACTCCAAAGGCATCTTCATCAAGGAGATCGAAGACGCCCTCCTCGACGGCCGTGTCGACCTCGCCGTGCACTCGCTCAAAGACCTCCCCACCACGCTTGACCCCCGCTTCACCCTAGCCGCCATCCCACCGCGCGCCGATGCCCGCGACGCCTTCGTCTGCGAAGACCACTGGGGACTGCACATGCTCCCCTCCGGCGCCCGCGTTGCCACCACCAGCCCGCGCCGCCAGGCCATGATCCTCGCCCTCCGCCCGGACATCCAGTTCGTCCAGATGCGCGGCAACATCGACACCCGCCTCCGCAAGTGGGAGGAAGGCCAGTGCGACGCGCTTATCCTCGCCTCCGCCGGCCTCGACCGCCTCGGCCGCACCCAGCACGTCCACCAGCGCTTCTCCATCGACGAACTCACCCCCGCCCCCGGCCAGGGAGCCCTCGCCCTCGAAACTCGATGTCCTCACGCTTTGAAGGGGACGGGCTTCAGCCCGTCCGTTGCATCAGGGCAGAGGGAAGGGGCTTTAGCCCCGGAGGCTCTCAACGAGGCCATCCGCGCCCTCAACTGTTGCGCCACCGAGTACGCCGTCACCGCCGAACGCGCCGTCCTCGACGCCCTCGGCGGCGGCTGCCAGCTTCCTCTCGGCGCTTACTGCCACGCCTCCGACGACCAGTGGCATCTCCATGCGATGGTCGTCTCTCCCGACGGCGAACAGATTGCCCACATCATCCAGCGGGCTCCCATCGGCATCGCCGCCACCGACCTCGGCCACTCCGTCGCCGAAGCCCTCAAGGCCCGCGGCGCCCTCGATCTCCTCCAGCAGACCGCATAGCCCGCACTCACGCGAAATTTGCCCGAGCCTTCAGCCCCGCCGCGCTCATCTCACCAGCGGAGGTCACAAAGCTCCTCATGTCTTTGCTCGATCGCATCCTCTTTCCCGTCGACTTCTCGCCCTCATCCTCCGCCATGGCCGCCTACGTCAAGCGCGCCGCCGCCATCTTCCACGCGCACGTCACCCTCGTCCACGTCGCCGAGCTCAACCTCTACACCGGCATGGAGCTCGGCCTCCGCGCCATCGAAGACGTCGCCAAAGACCAGCTCCAAGCCGCCCGCGAGCGCCTCGGCGCCTACCTCACCGCCGACCTCCCGCTCGCCACCACCACCCGCCTCGTCTACCTCGGCGACCCCGCCACGCAGATCGCTCAGGCCGCCCGCGACATCCGCGCCAGCCTCATCATCATGCCCACGCACGCCGGCATCTTCCGCCAGACGCTCCTCGGCTCCACCACCGCCAAGGTGCTCGACTCCGCCGCCTGTCCTGTCCTCACCAGCCGCCACGCCGAAACCATTGCTCCGCGCCC carries:
- a CDS encoding SCO family protein, whose amino-acid sequence is MRVVAVGCMALMLGVGAGVMGAQGYSADKPLGATAQAPPAYLKHAGIEQKLGQTLPMAATFTDSTGKTGALSTWYDGKPVVMAMVYYKCAMLCPQVLHGLATGLKATTLTAGKDYDVMVFSIDPTDTPQDAVGQKQQFLNEAGMTGQADAVHFLTAPKASIDALSDATGFHFVMVPGPDGKMDQYAHSSVIMFATPDGKMSKYLAGVSYEPRDLRMALLDASEKKISNPVDLLILYCCNYSPTAGKYSVSVVRILGIAGMVTLLIVIGMVYLLTRKPKGHVA
- a CDS encoding universal stress protein; the encoded protein is MSLLDRILFPVDFSPSSSAMAAYVKRAAAIFHAHVTLVHVAELNLYTGMELGLRAIEDVAKDQLQAARERLGAYLTADLPLATTTRLVYLGDPATQIAQAARDIRASLIIMPTHAGIFRQTLLGSTTAKVLDSAACPVLTSRHAETIAPRPIEHREWLCALGLTADSERVLRFAAQVSTEARGHISLIHAVQVNQQDLPIELDLQGTIESIARNRATRELDELKQKVGVEAPVTISLGNVKQALLDAASNFDADLLMIGRSPHSTPLGRLRDLTYAVIRDSPFPVLSI
- the hemA gene encoding glutamyl-tRNA reductase yields the protein MSETRSNAKLLLLGVNHTTAPIDVRERLAIPVARLADATRTLAHQPGIREALIVSTCNRVELLTVHDPGATPSPIEFLHNYLNIPATEIQAHLYEFREREAIRHLFRVASSLDSMVVGEAQILGQVKQSWSIAREVGAIRSTDAASSTLDPLLQRAFSVAKRVRTETRIGSSTISIASVAAELAREIFGSLAGKTVLLVGAGKMSDLTARHLIQQGCTTLLVSNRTEARAEKIADALRTPAITTGVIPFDLLHAESYRADIIITSTGAGQVFNPDHARSLQQRRRNRPVFFIDIAVPRDVAPEVNKVEGCFVYDIDDLQRVTMQNQASRGREAEAAESIVTSEVARYTERLSQAPATESIKQLLAEAEATRQAEIARIRQQLAAEPLSEAQLAAIDRLTKSITNKLLHPQIAALRSLPRSNDTGD
- the hemC gene encoding hydroxymethylbilane synthase; this translates as MSTSTIRIGSRGSQLALWQANHIADQLRANGHTVEIEVIRTVGDRMQDPQFVAPSTFPDGTPLDSKGIFIKEIEDALLDGRVDLAVHSLKDLPTTLDPRFTLAAIPPRADARDAFVCEDHWGLHMLPSGARVATTSPRRQAMILALRPDIQFVQMRGNIDTRLRKWEEGQCDALILASAGLDRLGRTQHVHQRFSIDELTPAPGQGALALETRCPHALKGTGFSPSVASGQREGALAPEALNEAIRALNCCATEYAVTAERAVLDALGGGCQLPLGAYCHASDDQWHLHAMVVSPDGEQIAHIIQRAPIGIAATDLGHSVAEALKARGALDLLQQTA